One part of the Treponema peruense genome encodes these proteins:
- a CDS encoding TIGR03545 family protein, with translation MEKKTDKKTEKKTVAKKTAPKEKKQKKEKAEKKLPFSKLPSLFKKSFTQKKFDSKILKKIYIQSDRENVSSLFVKGANPKKVELLAVPRDKTFTKKEILKYKTLAKEIKGQKGRFKLLPLVAVVAFCAVVGIVVTTFKNPIAAKIIRSGCESAFGAKTDVGKVNLEIFGTSLTVENLAVGNKDDVMKNLFEAQKIEVAFSLTRALRGKFDAQNLEVSGIAFGTERKSSCELPAKAKKEKKQKAEQKDSAFMTSLKAKSDSAIENLKSETASMLGGTDVESIVANVQSQLKTQAASEQAVAQSKEMIAKWQSKPAEIKTQVDSFSSSVSELQSLNVSNIKDVQSLKNALAKIDSAINQGRNLQKTMTSVSGEIKTDSQTVQSLAASVQEAVKHDTDFAAQKLSSAADAFKNAGNIFNSALNSIGYGVLGKYYPYLKKGVDMVSQMKSDSARRAGTSDKKKEAKRKESNRRLPGTTFWFGSQSPAFLIERAYVSGEGFSAEANFITSDQDLLGKPSSANGKFVYSGVTHSADLVVDARSYSKEPLIAVEYSGKGFPLEVDGTKIAVSSGIPSVSGTASVSLKGSAGKDTFAASGRVGVNPVKLTSDGFSSETVTKYYNQALSSVSRLDLGYTAAFTEAAGVNLALTGNFADQFAKALETAARSIGSDAKNAALAKINASIKESSGGALAKANEFMGIKGDIDLQNTNLSDIQKKLDAKRAEIEKRIQDSAKSAVGDALKGATSGSVKNLFGTLKQ, from the coding sequence ATGGAAAAAAAGACAGACAAAAAAACAGAAAAAAAGACGGTTGCAAAAAAAACTGCACCCAAAGAAAAAAAGCAGAAGAAAGAAAAGGCAGAAAAAAAACTCCCTTTTTCAAAACTGCCTTCGCTTTTTAAAAAGTCATTTACGCAGAAAAAGTTTGACTCAAAAATCCTTAAAAAAATCTATATCCAGTCCGACCGCGAAAACGTCAGTTCACTTTTTGTTAAGGGAGCAAATCCAAAAAAAGTTGAACTTCTTGCCGTTCCGCGCGACAAAACTTTTACAAAAAAAGAGATTTTAAAGTACAAAACCCTTGCAAAAGAAATCAAAGGCCAGAAAGGACGCTTTAAGCTTCTTCCGCTGGTTGCAGTCGTGGCTTTTTGTGCAGTAGTCGGAATAGTGGTTACAACATTCAAAAATCCGATTGCGGCAAAAATAATCCGTTCAGGATGTGAAAGTGCATTCGGTGCAAAAACAGATGTAGGAAAAGTTAATCTTGAAATTTTTGGCACGTCACTTACGGTAGAAAATCTTGCCGTAGGAAACAAAGACGATGTGATGAAAAATCTTTTCGAAGCACAGAAAATCGAGGTTGCCTTTAGTCTTACCCGAGCTCTTCGCGGAAAATTCGATGCACAGAATCTTGAAGTTTCAGGTATTGCGTTCGGTACAGAAAGAAAATCAAGCTGCGAACTTCCGGCAAAGGCAAAAAAAGAAAAGAAGCAGAAGGCAGAACAAAAAGACAGCGCCTTTATGACATCCCTTAAAGCAAAGTCAGATTCTGCAATAGAAAACCTTAAGTCAGAAACGGCTTCCATGCTTGGCGGAACAGATGTTGAAAGCATTGTTGCAAACGTTCAGTCCCAGCTAAAAACACAGGCCGCTTCGGAACAGGCTGTTGCACAAAGTAAGGAAATGATTGCAAAGTGGCAGTCTAAACCTGCAGAAATAAAAACACAGGTTGACTCATTTTCTTCAAGTGTAAGCGAACTCCAGTCCCTGAATGTATCCAATATTAAAGATGTTCAGTCATTGAAAAATGCACTTGCAAAGATTGACTCTGCAATTAACCAGGGCAGGAATCTTCAGAAAACAATGACATCGGTTTCGGGAGAGATAAAAACAGATTCGCAGACAGTTCAGTCACTGGCAGCCTCTGTTCAGGAAGCAGTAAAGCACGATACTGATTTTGCCGCACAAAAACTTTCTTCTGCTGCCGATGCCTTCAAAAACGCAGGCAACATCTTTAATTCAGCGCTGAATTCAATCGGATACGGCGTTTTGGGCAAATACTACCCTTATCTTAAAAAAGGTGTGGATATGGTTTCGCAGATGAAGTCCGATTCCGCAAGAAGAGCCGGAACTTCTGACAAAAAGAAGGAAGCAAAAAGAAAAGAGTCCAACCGCCGGCTTCCTGGAACAACTTTCTGGTTCGGTTCACAGAGTCCTGCTTTTCTTATTGAACGCGCTTATGTTTCAGGCGAAGGATTTTCTGCCGAAGCAAATTTCATTACAAGTGACCAGGACCTTTTGGGAAAACCATCGTCTGCCAACGGAAAATTCGTTTATTCAGGCGTGACACATTCTGCAGATCTTGTTGTAGATGCACGCTCATATTCCAAAGAGCCTTTGATTGCCGTAGAATATAGCGGAAAAGGTTTCCCTCTTGAAGTAGACGGAACAAAAATTGCTGTCTCAAGCGGAATTCCTTCTGTAAGCGGAACAGCTTCTGTGTCTCTTAAAGGTTCGGCAGGAAAAGACACGTTTGCGGCTTCGGGACGTGTTGGTGTTAACCCTGTAAAACTTACTTCAGACGGATTCAGCAGCGAAACGGTTACAAAGTATTATAACCAGGCACTTTCTTCTGTAAGCCGCCTTGATTTAGGATATACAGCCGCTTTCACAGAAGCCGCGGGCGTAAATCTAGCCCTTACTGGAAACTTTGCAGATCAGTTTGCAAAGGCTCTTGAAACTGCCGCCCGCTCAATTGGTTCAGATGCAAAGAATGCGGCTCTTGCAAAGATAAACGCTTCCATAAAAGAATCTTCTGGCGGAGCGCTTGCAAAGGCAAATGAATTTATGGGCATTAAGGGCGATATTGACTTGCAGAATACAAATCTGTCAGATATTCAGAAAAAACTCGATGCCAAACGTGCCGAAATCGAAAAAAGAATCCAGGACAGTGCCAAAAGTGCAGTCGGGGATGCTTTGAAGGGCGCAACATCAGGTTCTGTAAAAAATCTGTTCGGTACTCTCAAACAATAG
- a CDS encoding flagellar motor switch protein FliG, with amino-acid sequence MDLNDYRLNAYAHASKISDDKDEKKSEHPKSVSREIRHSSPKGREPLVHKPIFDRVNSRLSEISQQAKQDQLEKDNIKQAELAAKTGAWFQKKNATDDDVREAASALTSGGLLKVPGAAGEEDGIYRRVAKFLVIIGVDEAAKIIPHLTEEQTEKIIPEIATIRSIEPEEATQILEEFDSLVKKAREEGGIETARNILTKAYGTKKAEDLLSRSVKFPEGKPFVYLEDADPERIALLISGESVGVQALVLSQIEPKKAAAVINSFDVQKKKDIILRLAKMKPVAPEVLEEINKSLHEKMLTQNTENSRNLDGRGVLAQILKRMSPSAESGIINTLSEQDPELGADLRRRLFTEEDVIGSDDRFIQNKLHSMEDKDIAILIHAKSDDFRNKILKNVSKTRGEIILDEERLAGTILRRDSEAITSAFFSYLRRAWENGDLRVSGRDEDEVYV; translated from the coding sequence ATGGATTTAAACGACTATCGGCTGAATGCGTATGCTCACGCTTCAAAAATTTCAGATGATAAAGATGAAAAAAAATCAGAGCACCCGAAAAGTGTTTCAAGGGAAATAAGGCATTCTTCACCAAAGGGAAGGGAGCCTCTTGTACATAAACCCATTTTTGACCGTGTTAACAGTCGACTTTCAGAAATTTCGCAGCAGGCAAAACAGGACCAGCTTGAAAAAGACAATATAAAGCAGGCTGAACTTGCCGCAAAAACAGGCGCGTGGTTCCAGAAAAAAAATGCCACCGACGATGATGTACGTGAAGCTGCAAGTGCACTTACATCAGGCGGGCTTTTAAAAGTTCCCGGTGCAGCCGGCGAAGAAGACGGAATATACCGACGCGTTGCAAAATTTCTTGTAATAATTGGTGTAGATGAAGCTGCAAAAATTATTCCGCATCTTACCGAAGAGCAGACAGAAAAAATTATTCCTGAAATTGCTACAATCCGTTCAATAGAGCCCGAAGAAGCAACTCAGATTTTGGAAGAATTTGATTCTCTTGTAAAAAAAGCCCGCGAAGAAGGTGGAATCGAAACTGCCCGCAATATTCTTACAAAAGCGTACGGTACAAAAAAAGCCGAAGATCTTCTGAGCCGTTCCGTAAAATTCCCCGAAGGAAAACCCTTTGTCTATCTTGAAGATGCAGACCCCGAACGTATTGCGCTTTTGATTTCGGGCGAGTCGGTCGGTGTTCAGGCTCTTGTTCTTTCACAGATTGAACCGAAGAAAGCTGCGGCTGTAATAAATTCATTTGATGTTCAGAAAAAGAAAGATATTATTCTGCGTCTTGCAAAAATGAAGCCTGTTGCTCCTGAAGTTCTGGAAGAAATAAACAAAAGTCTTCACGAAAAAATGCTTACCCAGAATACAGAAAATTCACGCAACCTTGACGGACGCGGAGTTCTGGCCCAGATTTTAAAGAGAATGAGTCCTTCTGCAGAGTCGGGAATTATAAATACACTTAGCGAGCAGGATCCCGAACTTGGTGCTGACTTGAGACGTCGGCTTTTTACAGAAGAAGATGTTATCGGAAGCGACGACAGGTTTATTCAGAATAAGCTTCATTCAATGGAAGACAAGGATATTGCAATTCTTATACACGCAAAAAGTGATGACTTCAGAAACAAAATTCTTAAAAATGTTTCCAAAACTCGCGGTGAAATTATTCTTGATGAAGAAAGGCTTGCCGGAACAATTTTGCGCCGTGACAGTGAAGCAATAACTTCTGCTTTCTTTTCTTATCTCAGGCGTGCATGGGAAAACGGAGACCTGAGGGTTTCGGGCCGCGATGAAGATGAGGTTTATGTATGA
- a CDS encoding N-acetylneuraminate synthase family protein, which yields MTIIAEIGTAHTGSISKAKELINAAKEAGADCVKFQWVYADEILHPKTGFVNLPGGKIPLFDRFRELEVNKDFFVECLEYTHGKGLLFACSPFGIKSLHELAEINPDAIKIASPEVNHIPLLKECAQYYGRIPIILSSGVSSLGDIERAVSILKSNSSDSDGDSFKKNKNGLAPLTLLHCETCYPAPESEYNVKCVKTLAEIFGLPTGISDHSMDPVLVPSLAAVFGATVIEKHITLSRNTSGLDDPVALEPEQFALMAHCARQAEAVLERFRKERSAQLNCIYRGIPEEAVMQAVSQLSQQFDKDLVIKCIGSGIKKLALSEKQNYGRTNRSLHYMHSMKKGRKILEGDIAVLRTEKILSPGIPPEFLSVLEGAVLSKDTEGGAGVQFEDFLLK from the coding sequence ATGACAATAATTGCAGAAATAGGAACAGCCCACACAGGCTCAATTTCAAAGGCAAAAGAACTCATTAATGCTGCAAAGGAAGCAGGAGCCGATTGCGTAAAATTCCAGTGGGTGTACGCAGACGAAATTCTTCACCCGAAGACAGGATTTGTAAATCTTCCGGGCGGAAAAATCCCTCTTTTTGACAGATTCAGGGAACTTGAAGTAAACAAAGACTTTTTTGTTGAATGCCTGGAATATACACACGGAAAGGGACTTTTGTTTGCATGTTCCCCATTCGGAATAAAATCTCTTCACGAGCTGGCGGAAATAAATCCTGACGCAATAAAAATAGCAAGCCCCGAAGTAAACCATATTCCGCTGCTTAAAGAGTGTGCGCAATATTATGGAAGAATTCCGATTATTCTTTCAAGCGGGGTTTCTTCACTTGGCGACATCGAACGCGCTGTTTCTATTCTTAAATCAAATTCTTCAGATTCAGATGGAGACTCATTCAAAAAAAACAAAAACGGCCTTGCACCGCTGACACTTCTTCACTGCGAAACGTGCTATCCTGCCCCGGAAAGTGAATACAACGTAAAATGCGTTAAAACACTGGCAGAAATTTTCGGACTTCCAACCGGAATAAGCGACCACAGCATGGATCCTGTTTTGGTTCCGTCACTGGCAGCTGTTTTTGGGGCCACTGTTATAGAAAAACACATTACTTTAAGTAGAAATACAAGCGGGCTTGACGACCCTGTAGCCCTTGAACCAGAACAGTTTGCGCTTATGGCACACTGCGCAAGACAGGCAGAGGCAGTTCTTGAAAGATTCAGAAAAGAACGCAGTGCACAGCTTAACTGCATTTACAGAGGAATCCCTGAAGAAGCGGTTATGCAGGCGGTTTCACAACTTTCACAGCAGTTTGACAAAGACCTCGTTATAAAATGCATCGGAAGCGGAATAAAAAAACTTGCCTTAAGTGAAAAACAGAATTACGGCAGAACAAACCGTTCCCTTCATTACATGCACTCAATGAAAAAAGGCCGGAAAATTCTGGAAGGCGATATTGCAGTTCTAAGAACAGAAAAAATTCTTTCTCCCGGAATTCCGCCAGAATTTCTTTCTGT
- a CDS encoding YebC/PmpR family DNA-binding transcriptional regulator, with amino-acid sequence MSGHSKWSTIKHAKGIADAKRGQLFTKFIKEISIAAKMGGGDPNSNPRLRTAVLKARAASMPKDNIERAIKKGTGELGATSYEELVYEGYAPGGIAVLVDVLTDNKNRAAANVRNYFTKNGGNLGTSGSVSRMFDRKGVIEYDAEKVSEDEIMEVALEAGADDIVTEDGVVTVTTDPASFDSVLEVLQGKGFESLSAEVSMVPQVYTAVDADTAKKIQKLINKLEEDEDVQNVYTTVEYPDDFDPDSVA; translated from the coding sequence ATGTCAGGACATAGTAAATGGTCTACCATCAAACATGCAAAGGGTATCGCAGATGCCAAGCGCGGACAGTTGTTTACGAAATTTATCAAGGAGATTTCTATTGCCGCAAAGATGGGAGGCGGTGATCCTAACTCCAACCCGCGTCTCCGCACAGCCGTTCTCAAGGCACGTGCAGCTTCAATGCCAAAGGACAATATTGAGCGCGCAATCAAGAAGGGAACAGGTGAGCTTGGTGCTACATCTTATGAAGAACTTGTATACGAAGGATATGCTCCTGGTGGAATAGCCGTTCTTGTAGATGTTCTTACAGACAACAAGAACCGTGCAGCTGCCAACGTTCGCAACTACTTTACAAAGAACGGCGGAAACCTCGGAACTTCAGGTTCTGTAAGCCGCATGTTTGACCGCAAGGGTGTAATTGAGTACGATGCAGAAAAAGTAAGCGAAGACGAGATTATGGAAGTTGCTCTTGAAGCCGGTGCAGATGACATCGTAACAGAAGACGGAGTTGTAACAGTAACTACAGATCCTGCTTCTTTTGATTCTGTTCTTGAAGTTCTACAGGGAAAGGGATTCGAGTCTCTTTCTGCAGAAGTTTCCATGGTTCCGCAGGTTTATACTGCAGTTGATGCAGATACAGCAAAAAAGATTCAGAAACTTATCAACAAGCTCGAAGAAGATGAAGACGTTCAGAATGTTTACACTACAGTAGAATATCCTGATGACTTTGACCCGGACAGCGTAGCCTGA
- the ruvC gene encoding crossover junction endodeoxyribonuclease RuvC, with the protein MGTVKRIMGIDPGLAHTGFGVIDFCAGKIKLVSYGVIETSAQDSHEIRLLSIYNRLEAVVKEFAPDEAELETLYFSRNSSSALAVAEAKGVATLCLAKLGIPVFMYTPNQIKNTVTGSASSDKDVVGRYVQILLNLNEVPHPDHAADALAGAITHAHNYSHL; encoded by the coding sequence ATGGGAACAGTTAAGCGGATAATGGGAATAGATCCTGGTCTTGCCCACACGGGGTTTGGCGTAATTGACTTCTGTGCAGGTAAAATAAAGCTTGTGAGTTACGGGGTGATTGAAACTTCTGCGCAGGATTCCCATGAGATAAGACTTCTTTCCATTTACAACAGGCTGGAAGCGGTTGTAAAAGAATTTGCCCCTGATGAAGCCGAACTTGAAACTTTGTATTTTTCGCGGAATTCTTCCAGTGCGCTTGCCGTAGCCGAAGCAAAAGGTGTTGCAACTCTGTGTCTTGCCAAACTTGGAATTCCTGTTTTTATGTATACTCCCAATCAAATCAAGAATACAGTTACAGGATCTGCCTCGTCAGATAAAGATGTTGTGGGCCGCTATGTTCAGATACTGCTTAATCTGAATGAAGTGCCGCATCCCGACCACGCTGCCGATGCTCTTGCCGGTGCCATAACCCATGCACACAATTATTCGCACTTGTAA
- a CDS encoding TIGR03546 family protein — MLKPLMKLIKALSSNTDPGALAHAFSCGILLGFLPKDNMLWYVLFIFIFFMRIQRSVFSLVTVAASLLAALLDPVFDSVGYWILTLGGAQNFYAALLEIPFVAFTKFNNTVVMGALVVGLASYIPFYIVARVFIYLWRKYLAESVRKLKLVKMLKQIPLITKITEMAGK; from the coding sequence ATGCTGAAACCTTTAATGAAATTAATCAAGGCGCTTAGCTCAAACACTGATCCCGGTGCTTTGGCCCATGCGTTTTCTTGCGGAATCCTGCTTGGATTTCTTCCGAAGGATAACATGCTCTGGTATGTACTTTTCATCTTCATTTTTTTCATGCGAATCCAACGCTCGGTTTTTTCACTTGTTACAGTTGCCGCGTCACTTCTGGCGGCTCTTTTGGATCCCGTGTTTGATTCTGTCGGATACTGGATACTGACACTTGGAGGAGCCCAGAACTTTTATGCTGCGCTTTTGGAAATTCCGTTTGTTGCGTTTACAAAATTCAACAATACAGTTGTTATGGGCGCTTTGGTTGTGGGACTTGCTTCTTACATTCCCTTCTATATAGTGGCGCGCGTTTTCATATACCTGTGGCGTAAATATCTTGCTGAATCTGTAAGAAAACTCAAGCTTGTCAAAATGCTCAAGCAGATTCCTCTCATTACAAAAATTACAGAAATGGCAGGGAAGTAA